A region of the Ctenopharyngodon idella isolate HZGC_01 chromosome 2, HZGC01, whole genome shotgun sequence genome:
taactggctattaaattgtttaattagggtttatatttttatagttcaaggtaaatcttttcatcttactactggagctggCAGTTTACTAAGTTtcattaaacagcaagcacaaactttgcaaaatcggcagcccttccggcgcactcagtgtctgaattcactcactcgttttcatacactccctcaagtgaactatattagtggattaatgtagggaatagtgaatgagggtatagagGGCAATTTCGGACATAGTCTAGGTCTAGGAGGTCCAGGTCTTAACTTCAGCTCAGTAACCAATGAAAACaaggtcatttacatataagTGTGAGAGAACAATAAAACGTTTGTTCTTTCATTTGAGATACTGACATGACTGTGATTTCAATTAttggcaataaataaaaataataatcttactgaccccaaacagtagtgtatataaaacTAGAAGCTAAAGTTtgtaaacaaactttgatgttggcttgagaatgCCTGAATGggcttggaagtatgaccaaaataagaattttcaccggaaaatgtcatctgaaagggttagttcacccaaaaatgaaatttctgtcattaagtactctcatgttgttccacacccataagaccttcgttcaatttcggaacacaaattaagatatttttgatgaaatccgagggtatctgatccgcacataggcagcaatgtaattgcaccttttgacacctaatataatttttacattgAATCTATCTATTATTTTCTGATTAATCAATTATAGTGCCTTATCAGTATAACCTTAGTTAACCTACCAATAAAtaataactgtaatttatttcgTTAATCTTTCAAGgtttcatttaaacattttgatttacaaataaaaataaaatgatctataaaataaattatactttCTTCTTACTAtgaacatttaatatattaaatatactaGACAGCCATGTTATTTGCCCCCAATTAATAAACTATTACTCAAAAGCTAAATGTTTACACGGATTGACCTCCTTCAGTGAAGTTTGTGATGggaaaacacacactcacagtgaGCATCTGTGTAGCCTGTCTCAGGTCTGCCagctccttctctctctcctggATCCTCTGCTGGGAAATCCTCTGCATCTCCGCCAGAGCATTCTGGGAAGAAAAACACAGGTTACATAATAGTTTGTTCTGACTCATAAAAATTCACACTCTAGAAATGGTCTACAATTTTACCTTTTTCTCATTCATCTCTGCTGTAGCTAGAACAGTGTCATGTCCTTTGTGCTCATCCGTTAAACAAAGGTAACAAATACACTGCTGATCTGTGCGGCAAAACACCTCTAGCAATTTATCATGCCGAGAGCAGAGCTGTTCTTGTATCTTCTTTGAAGGAGAAACCAGCTTGTGTTTCTGAAAGGCAGGAGACTCATAGTGAGGTTGAAGGTGAGTCTCGCAATAAGACGCCAAACAGACCAGGCAGGATTTAAAGGCTTTGTTTTTCTTCCCAGAGCACACATCACATTCGATATCCCCGGGTTCAGCTTGGGTTGGATCGGATGGGGTCGGCCCAGCATGCAGTCCTGTCTTCTTTAGTTTCTCCACCACATCAGCCAGCATGGTGTTCCTGCCCAGCACAGGTCTGGGAGCGAAGCTCTGCCTGCATTGAGGACAGCCATAAATCCCCAGATAGTCGTCCTGGTCCCAGTAGCCTTTAATGCAGCCTTTACAATAACTGTGTCCACATGGAATAGTCACAGGGTCCTTTAAGACATCCAGGCATATAGAACAGTTGAACTGGTCATGCTCCAGGAAAACCCCAGCTTGCGCCATTTTAAAAGCTTTCTTGCCGTCCAGCCACAGTGGCAGAATGAAGCCCAGGCAAGCTTTGTTTATGCAGGAAGTGAGTCATGTGACCACAGACTCTGACAGGAGGGGGAGGGGCGGAACAGCTGCTCTGCACAACAACTGAGCATGTCAGGAAATACATGTCACAGAGCTGGTGAATCTCACTAAAATGAGTTTAGGTCATATGTCATCCTAAACATCagccaataataataataataattataataataaaatattatataattatgattttatcattatatatgcatttatatatatatatatattaatgctaggcaataaaagtaaataaattaaataaaagattgtgtttacatattatatgtgtgtgttctgtgtatacttattttggatatttaaatacacacacatgcatgtatatatttaagaaatatgaaatatttgcatgtatatactgtacatatataatttatattatatataaatataacaaatttttcttaaatatatacatgcatgtgtgtgtatttatatatacataataattatatacagCACACacttatatattatgtaaatacaaacttttattttggatgcaattaatcgTTTGCCcagcattaatatatatatatattaaaattatatttatataattttatattattatatatatatgtatactgtatatatcaatataaacaatataaaataaaaaaatatatttatatattattataataatgatttatttaatatatataattgtactatacataaatttatatatagcaatatatacaatataaaataaaaacatttatataattatattattatgatatatatatatatatatatatatatataagagaaaaaagaaggtaaaaaaaataaaaggtgtaaaaacattttaaaaatattttatattaagacTATTAAGTCTGCTTTTAGGAACAAAGATTAAACTTTAATATCTTTTTATCTATTATACACTGTGAGGTCCACAAAGAAAATCATCTAATTTAAACTTGGAAATAAACTGAACTATTTCAACTTTTTAGAGTTTTCTGATCAGATAAAGCTAAATCAGTGACACTGATCATAAGAACTCCTTTGTACACAATTTGTCAATTTTCTTGCTTACACGGAAGCTTAAGATGCCCTCTGGAAgatctcaaatcatgctggagaacaggatcatcatgttttgttcatgtaagctccagtgctgctgtcattcatttaaaataggGACAAAACCAAATGCTGAGACATTCTGAAACCcatgtacatttttaattcaACTTTCCACTTTGAGTGTAATACAAcactagatggcagcagagCTGCGTTCACTTGATACAGATACATGAACAGCGTTTATAAGCAAATGTTCTAATAATTTAGAAACATATACAaacaatatttataatgcagtattttatttcataatgcaaGTCTTCAGGTTTCATTACAGTTGCTTAAATTAATTTACATACAGATTCTTCTTAAAGAACTTACGCAAATCTCAGAAAAAAGTTTTACTTGAATAAATATATGTTcccttttcataaataataataataaaacatttccattttaaatgggTACAAATAACTACATTAACATATCTGACCTGCACAACAAATCCATGAGGTGATATgataaaacaacacatttgttTGAATTTGTCGCTCAGATCTCATTTACCATATACTATTAAAATACTCAGTGCAAATCCTTTTCAAGTGATTTTCATAACGTTCGTGTGCGTATTTGGTCATGGGAGCATTCAAAAGCTCCTAAGCATTGAAGTTTTTTCAACATTCGTTCATGCGTTCTGTTTGTCAACAGAGAAACATGCTCTGCGTTTGTCAATTTCATTCCTTGCAGCTTCTGGAGTGGATTTTGTAAATACAATAATGATGTTGCAATACTTCTGAACTAAAATAAACTATACAAAGGGCTGGTATGACAGAGTAAACGCTGAAGCTTTCCAATAGCATCCATTTCTGGATCAGAAAAcacttttgtaattttaaaactGACAGTTAAGAGATAAGTTACATGATTCAAGGTTAGCATCACGGGGAAACTTACATGCACAAGGAAGGCTTACGGTATGAGTTTTAGATATGATCATTTGGTCTTGTCGTCTAGTCCACTCTCTGCTCTCAGAGCCTGACTACTAGCAGAGATGAATCTAATCCAGTGCTGAAGATCCTCTGAAACGTCAGGGCAGTCCACCTTAAAATTAGAGACATATGAGTTATATGTTAGTCAAACAGGAACAAACTTCAAAGAAAACCATGGTATTATCATGGTACATGCCCGACAATATGGTATGCTCTAATTTCAAACACTCGCTACAAGGGAGTGCTAGCGGTCCATGGAAAAGTTTAGAGCCAATAAAAGCATGGGGTCCCTTGCACAAGGATGTCCTGGGGGTcccaaaaatatttgaaaaataaataataaaagataaaattaaacaaaatagataaataaatgttatttaaataaataaacagacttaaaatttcatttaaatataaatatataaatcatacatttaacagtacagtACTATATTGAGCAGAAATGTAATACTGTACGAAAcagaaactaaatattttccaaaagtatatttataatgttattttttttttttacagtataaattgggatttatataaaaatacataactgAATTTAAGTGGAAGGATGGGGGTCTCTAGCACGTGGATAGCGACAGTGgcttttaaaagattaaaaaccaCTTCTTTCATGCACAACAATGGAAGAAAAGTACATACCTTCTTCTTGCAAAGGAAATCCAAGATCATCTGTGGATTTGAGCGAATAACGTTCTGTCGGCACAGCATGACAGCAGAAATGAACCCGTCTGACTTGGACACGAATCTCTGCTCAATGTAGAAGGACTTCTCATCCCACGACACGATCCGGGTGCGCAGCTCAAACGCCTCGCCGAGGGCCAGCGAGCGTC
Encoded here:
- the ftr67 gene encoding finTRIM family, member 67; this encodes MAQAGVFLEHDQFNCSICLDVLKDPVTIPCGHSYCKGCIKGYWDQDDYLGIYGCPQCRQSFAPRPVLGRNTMLADVVEKLKKTGLHAGPTPSDPTQAEPGDIECDVCSGKKNKAFKSCLVCLASYCETHLQPHYESPAFQKHKLVSPSKKIQEQLCSRHDKLLEVFCRTDQQCICYLCLTDEHKGHDTVLATAEMNEKKNALAEMQRISQQRIQEREKELADLRQATQMLTLSAQTALEESERIFTELVCSIERRRAEVKELIRGQERAAVSQAEALLQQLEQEITELKKRHGELGELSQTEDHIAFLQNCKSLCAQPVPVDLPNITSDPSFGTVMTALTEFQALLEDVCQGGFVNISEKVNDVTIIQNTKPKTDSESNAALSPLFGQPVQIPFTVSVPTIGVFPFSSFGSRTQGPRQRLQPRRRRR